The Thermodesulfobacteriota bacterium nucleotide sequence ACGCCCAGGGCAAGGTGCTCTACGTGGGCAAGGCCAAGGACCTGCGGGCCCGGGTGCGCACCTACCTGCGCGAGGGCGCCGACGGGCGGCCCCGGGTGCGGTTCCTCATGGCGCGGGTGGCCGACATCGAGTATGTGGTCACTGACAGCGAAAAAGAGGCCCTGATCCTCGAAAACACCCTGATCAAGCGCCACCGTCCCCGGTACAACGTGAACCTGCGGGACGACAAGACGTACCTGAGCCTGCGCCTCGATGTCCAGAACCCCTTTCCCCGGCTGACCATGGTGCGCCAGACGGCGGCCGACGGCGCCCTCTACTTCGGCCCCTACTCCTCGGCCCGCAGCCTGCGGGAGACCGTGGAGCTCGTGGGCCGCCTCTTCCCCCTGCGCCAATGCTTCGAGGCGGGGTTTCGCCCCCGCACCCGGCCGTGCCTCTACTGCCAGATCCGGGGCTGCCCCGCCCCCTGCTGCGGCCTGGCGGACCCGGCCGCGTACCGCCGGGTCGTGGAGCAGGTGGTGCTCTTTCTGCGGGGCCGCAGCGGAGAGCTCCTGGGGGAGCTTCGCGCCGCCATGGCCGCAGCCGCCGGCCGCCAGGACTACGAGGAGGCGGCCCGCTTGCGCGACCGCATCCGGGACATCGAGCTCACCCTGGAGCGCCAGAAGGCCGTCACCCACCGCCCCGTGGACCGGGACGTGGTAGGCCTGGTGCGGGAGGGATCCGAGGCCCAGGCGGCGGTCTTGG carries:
- the uvrC gene encoding excinuclease ABC subunit UvrC, whose translation is MSLPITSPDRRAAGTIPAMDLREKVSHFPSRPGVYRMVDAQGKVLYVGKAKDLRARVRTYLREGADGRPRVRFLMARVADIEYVVTDSEKEALILENTLIKRHRPRYNVNLRDDKTYLSLRLDVQNPFPRLTMVRQTAADGALYFGPYSSARSLRETVELVGRLFPLRQCFEAGFRPRTRPCLYCQIRGCPAPCCGLADPAAYRRVVEQVVLFLRGRSGELLGELRAAMAAAAGRQDYEEAARLRDRIRDIELTLERQKAVTHRPVDRDVVGLVREGSEAQAAVLVIRAGNLIDRRAYYFADLSGEDPEVAAQFVQQYYRGDRIIPPEVVVGLGLAPGDRSLLQEWLGEKRGKAVEVVSPRRGEKAQLLGMAEENARELLAERRR